In a single window of the Gossypium hirsutum isolate 1008001.06 chromosome D02, Gossypium_hirsutum_v2.1, whole genome shotgun sequence genome:
- the LOC121214525 gene encoding uncharacterized protein, which yields MAEYEACIMGIRAAIERKIKILEVYGDSTFVIYQLKGEWETRDLKLIRYRRLVLELIEEFDNITFCYLPREENQMTDALATLASMIKVNKLEGMERIQMSIYETLTHCYSIEEEENDNHPWYQDILQYVKNHECPDQAIENDKRTLRRLAIEYILDGEILYKRRKKQVVLRCVDAVEAKEILEEVHEAQ from the exons atggctgagtatgaagcttgcattaTGGGCATTCGGGCAGCCATAGAGCGAAAAATTAAGATACTAGAGGTATACGGGGACTCGACATTTGTAATATACCAGCTCAAAGGGGAATGGGAAACGAGAGACCTAAAGTTAATCCGTTATCGGAGATTGGTTCTGGAGTTGATCGAAGAGTTTGACAatatcactttttgttatctcccacgagaagaaaatcagatgaCTGATGCTTTAGCTACCCTAGCCTCCATGATCAAAGTGAACAAACTAGAAGGCATGGAGCGTAttcaaatgagcatttatgagacCCTGACCCATTGCTACAGTATTGAGGAAGAGGAAAATGATAACCATCCTTGGTACCAAGATATAttgcaatatgtgaagaatcatgAGTGCCCTGATCAGGCAAtagagaatgataagaggacattgaggagacTAGCCATTGAATATATCTTAGATGGAGAGATTTTATACAAAAGGAGAAAGAAACAAGTAGTATTGAGATGCGTggacgctgtggaggccaaggAAATATTagaggaagtccatgagg CACAATAG